The sequence GATTACAATCGGTTGGAGTGTTTGGCTGTGCTTGTGTTGTCTCAGTTGTGTAGCCTCTGTGTTAAGCAAAGAAACATTCACTTATGACATCTGAAGCATGTGTTGTCACTGTTCTGTccttttgtcacgccctgaccatagagagcccttggttctctatggtgtagtaggtcggggcgtgactggggggtgttctagttcattatttctatgttggtgttttgtatggttcccaattagaggcagctggtaatcattgCCACTAATTgcggatcatatttaggtagccatttctCCCACTtgcgtttgtgggatattgtttggttGTGTGCTTGTTGCACCGCGAAGTCACATTTTGTTGCTTGTTATTTGTTTTGTTGAAGAAGTTTCACTTTAATATGTGGAActcacacgctgcgccttggtccgtttcttACAACAACCGTGGCACCTTTATTAAGATAAGATCACTTTATTGGGCAAATCAAGTGGTCCAACCTACTTCCACTTATAAACGAACCCCTCCGAAAGACATACTGTAAATACATGTTTTGGAgcggtgcggggggctgccacagTGGTGGAgctaggatttgataccagcaaccctccGGTTGCCAGCCCACTTCCCACCAACACTCCTAGGTTACCTGCTGTCCTATATCAGTAGTAGTCTCCACTTATCAGGCACTGACAATACATAGGGGAAACATTTTCCTAATTCAAAAGAGCCATAAACCACATTGTAATCTTGTTTAAAACTTTTCTTCAGCAATGTGTGTTATAAGGAGGTGAGTTTAGTGAACTGAGCGATTCATAAAGAGTTGCCTCTTTATAAACGCACATTGTTGAAGAAAAGTAGAAAATTAAATCATGTTGTCAGATTATTATGAGGTTTATGGTAAGTGTTTCACTATGCACAATGTTAAACTAACATGTTGCCCATACTGTTTCTATGAAATACTGACACCACGTCACTGCGATTCTGAGAGCTTGTGAATTTAAGAAAATAGAAACTTTATGACGTATGATCTTACCAGGGAGAGTATTCTTGTTACAGCCGTCCGTGCTGCAGCAGTACCCGGTATTGGAAGTGTGTGAATATCCACCACTgattgatatttttgttgttgcatcCATGAACACACAGGTTTCCTCTCTCGTTGTGCATTCCTTAGAGACTCTGGTGACTGATGGAGAGTAAAAGTGACTTCAGTGACTTTAAAGTGAAAGGGCCTTGAGTTTCTGACCAGGACCATATTTACAGTGTAATCAGCCTGGAATTTATTGCAACCATTCATTACAAGGACAGACTCAACACCAAACCAGACTTACCTAAATGACCAAATACTGTTGTCATAGTGGAACACACTTCTCCTCCAGAACACATCTCTAAAGTTGTTTTACTGCACTCATCAGACTCACAAGTGTAGCACTGTAGTGTGTCTGCTAATAAAGTTTACACCACATAACAGGAATAAAGTTAAAAAACATTAAATATTGATCAAACACTAACTAATAATTAACAGATAGACTTGTATACCAACTACTATTGTATGTGGAAATAAGGTGAACATATTGACGCCAATAACAAAttgaaaacacaatttaaaaggtTACCTGTGTAGAACAGTGTGAAGGTGAAGGAGATTGTCAGGATTAGCTTCATCTTGGATAGCTATGAAGTAAAAATAACTGGATGGAAGTGGTTCTGTTCAAGAACTCAAATGTGAGTAGAAGTGAGTGACAAACACGCAGAGTACTGTATGAAATCCAAACAAAAAAGTACTCACTTTCTACTGTCTATCTTACAGTCCTTAGACCCTACATCCatgttaataaaatattttaccTTATTTGGACAAAAGGCTATTGATCAGTCGAACTACTACAAATCATTATAATACTATAGGCTTACCCTTGTGAAACTATTCTCACTGATGTAAACGCCAGGCTTCTTGAGATGAATTTCCACTTATTGTTAAACAAGCAATAGAAAGGAAATGTGATTTCCTTGGGCATGAAATCTTGTAGCTAGATCTCTGCACCCTCCTCCTAACAGTTTCTAAACAACACTCAAAGGTCATACACAGTAAAGGTTACAAAGTCAAAATACATGTATCAGAAAATAAAGAACATACAGTACAATTCCTACATCTTCCTATGCAATGCACTCCATTCCCGAGTTAAGCAAAACACATGTAGGCCTAGCAAATAAATAAGCCAGTGTAGAACTATTTGATGAAATTCTACAATCTTTTCAATTCATCTCATATCAGATAGTTGGCAAGTATTATGACTTTGTCAcagctgttcgaaggagcggaccaaatgCAGCGtatttgtagttccacatattgaTTAaatgtgaaactgaatgcaatacataaataacttgaaaacacaaaacaaaccgtgacacagagaggaaaacacactactcaaaagataacccacaaacaatgagaaaaacccctacttaaatatgatctctaatcagaggcaatgaggatcagctgcctccaattagagatcaccccaaacaatcccaaaatagaaatagataaactagaacagaaaacatagaacaacccaagaCACatcctgccctactctactatagaaaatgtagagtaggtcaggacgtgacagtacccccaaaggtgcagactccgaatgcaaaaaaacaaaaaacaaccacaaaacacaaagggagggtagggtgg is a genomic window of Salmo trutta chromosome 10, fSalTru1.1, whole genome shotgun sequence containing:
- the LOC115200854 gene encoding phospholipase A2 inhibitor and Ly6/PLAUR domain-containing protein isoform X2, with amino-acid sequence MKLILTISFTFTLFYTDTLQCYTCESDECSKTTLEMCSGGEVCSTMTTVFGHLVTRVSKECTTREETCVFMDATTKISISGGYSHTSNTGYCCSTDGCNKNTLPVLSDKPNKLQCYTCKSKEDKVCNTIVQCVGVEDHCFKYTVPAGDGSNDGRHLGCASADVCHWPETSPSMPNFNCCEGSLCNKAMGMSLSSLPLLLGLLISLV
- the LOC115200854 gene encoding phospholipase A2 inhibitor and Ly6/PLAUR domain-containing protein isoform X1, yielding MKLILTISFTFTLFYTADTLQCYTCESDECSKTTLEMCSGGEVCSTMTTVFGHLVTRVSKECTTREETCVFMDATTKISISGGYSHTSNTGYCCSTDGCNKNTLPVLSDKPNKLQCYTCKSKEDKVCNTIVQCVGVEDHCFKYTVPAGDGSNDGRHLGCASADVCHWPETSPSMPNFNCCEGSLCNKAMGMSLSSLPLLLGLLISLV